The proteins below are encoded in one region of Sander vitreus isolate 19-12246 chromosome 24, sanVit1, whole genome shotgun sequence:
- the alg11 gene encoding GDP-Man:Man(3)GlcNAc(2)-PP-Dol alpha-1,2-mannosyltransferase, translated as MSGHDQLVLCLCELTRLLWKLLLPLLFLCVLLIAVLVLLVLAVRFWLQSSRNARRARDGRPTVAFFHPYCNAGGGGERVLWCAIRALQRRYVDINFVVYTGDLGVTGQQILDGARRRFNIVLPRPVQFVFLRHRLLVEPGLFPHFTLLGQSVGSVFLGWEALTEFVPDLYIDSMGYTFTLPLFRYLGGCRVGSYVHYPTISTDMLSVVRERNPRFNNPDYVSNSLFLSAFKVVYYCLLAMLYGMAGSCSDLIMVNSSWTLNHILSLWRAPNRTSVVYPPCDVSAFLDVPLEEDGDKKCHSIVSIGQFRPEKDHRLQITAFKKVLDRRREGPGGREALKLVLIGGCRNQEDEDRVLMLRGLCQELGVADRVQFKLNVPFEELKREMGEATIGLHTMWNEHFGIGIVECMAAGKVILAHKSGGPQLDIVVPFEGGQTGFLADDEDSYAEAIERILALAPASRLHIRRNARQSVARFSDQEFDACFLAAMEPLIGTLER; from the exons ATGTCGGGCCACGACCAGTTGGTCCTCTGTTTGTGTGAATTAACAAG gtTGCTGTGGAAGTTGCTGCTGCCCctgttgtttctgtgtgtgctgctgatCGCTGTCCTAGTCCTGCTGGTGCTGGCTGTGCGCTTCTGGCTTCAGAGCAGCAGGAACGCTCGGCGGGCGAGGGACGGCCGTCCCACGGTTGCCTTCTTCCACCCCTACTGCAATGCTGGTGGTGGGGGAGAGAGGGTGCTCTGGTGTGCTATCAGGGCACTGCAGCGCAG GTACGTGGACATCAACTTTGTGGTATACACGGGGGACCTGGGTGTGACGGGACAGCAGATCCTGGATGGGGCGCGCCGTCGTTTCAACATCGTGCTCCCCCGCCCGGTTCAGTTTGTGTTCCTGAGGCACCGGCTGCTTGTGGAGCCCGGCCTGTTTCCTCACTTCACCCTGCTGGGACAGAGTGTGGGCTCTGTCTTCCTGGGATGGGAGGCGCTGACGGAGTTTGTCCCAGACCTTTACATCGACTCCATGGGCTACACCTTCACTCTGCCCCTGTTCCGCTACTTGGGAGGCTGCAGAGTGGGCAGTTATGTTCACTACCCCACCATCAGCACTGACATGCTGTCTGTAGTGAGAGAGAGGAACCCCAG GTTCAACAACCCTGACTACGTCTCCAACAGTCTGTTCCTGAGCGCCTTCAAGGTGGTCTACTACTGCCTGCTTGCCATGCTCTACGGCATGGCAGGCTCCTGCAGCGACCTCATCATGGTCAACTCCTCCTGGACCCTCAATCATATCCTGTCGCTGTGGCGCGCTCCCAACCGCACCAGTGTGGTCTACCCACCCTGCGACGTCAGCGCGTTCTTGGACGTGCCGCTGGAGGAGGATGGGGACAAGAAGTGCCACTCGATCGTTTCTATTGGGCAGTTCAGGCCGGAGAAGGACCACCGGCTGCAGATAACAGCTTTCAAAAAGGTGTTGgacaggaggagggaggggccgGGGGGCAGGGAGGCACTGAAGCTGGTTCTGATTGGTGGATGCAGGAATCAGGAAGACGAGGATAGGGTGCTCATGTTGAGGGGGCTGTGCCAGGAGTTGGGTGTGGCCGACAGGGTGCAGTTTAAACTGAACGTACCCTTCGAGGAGctaaagagagagatgggagaagCCACCATCGGACTGCATACCATGTGGAATGAACACTTTGGAATAG GCATTGTGGAGTGTATGGCAGCAGGGAAGGTCATTCTGGCGCACAAGTCCGGCGGTCCCCAGCTGGACATTGTGGTGCCTTTCGAGGGAGGCCAGACAGGCTTCCTGGCTGATGACGAGGACAGTTACGCGGAAGCCATAGAGAGGATCCTGGCGCTGGCGCCCGCCAGCCGGCTGCACATCAGACGCAACGCACGTCAGTCCGTGGCTCGCTTCTCAGATCAGGAGTTTGACGCCTGCTTCCTCGCTGCTATGGAGCCACTGATAGGGACACTTGAACGATGA
- the cpb2 gene encoding carboxypeptidase B2 — translation MKTLLILFVLMNLDKLLKTGRCTETQDQILSITPKTQEQVDILKNVSTQYETALWQPVSPQYIKEETEVHLYVPANSSEIVKDLLQKHAMTHGVLLANANELIEMQTRNDSTDPRSGSTFYERYHSLDDIYHWINRTQQENPNMVKAILIGSSYEKRPLYVLKLSINNRPNKKAMWIDCGIHAREWISPAFCLWFVQNSLSFYKLNQDITRILDNMDVYILPVMNPDGYHYTWTTNRMWRKNRSVSKSSNCIGVDLNRNFDANWCTEGASDEPCTEIYCGAFPESEPESQAVANFLRSHKDSVQFYLSIHSYSQMLLFPYSCTLDEAENHKDLLEMAQEAAQAIRRYYRNTYKYGSGAKTIYLAPGGSDDWAYNLGIKYSFTFELQDRGRYGFLLPPSLISRACNEALIAVKTIALKVIEKTKSPTSHP, via the exons ATGAAGActcttttgattttgtttgttttaatgaattTGGACAAACTCCTGAAGACTGGACGCTGCACAGAAACGCA aGACCAAATTCTATCAATCACCCCCAAAACACAGGAACAAGTGGACATCTTGAAGAATGTTTCCACTCAATATGAG ACAGCTTTATGGCAGCCTGTTTCACCTCAGTACATCAAAGAAGAAACTGAGGTCCACCTGTATGTTCCTGCAAACAGCTCAGAGATTGTCAAGGATCTGCTACAGAAACACGCCATGACACATGG GGTGTTATTGGCCAACGCCAACGAGTTGATTGAAATGCAGACGAGAAACGACTCCACTGACCCACGAAGCGGCTCAACTTTCTACGAGAGATATCACAGTCTGGATGAT ATCTATCATTGGATAAACAGGACCCAACAGGAAAACCCCAACATGGTCAAAGCCATTCTCATTGGCTCCTCATATGAGAAGCGACCACTCTATGTTCTGAAG ttgtctatAAATAACAGGCCGAATAAGAAAGCAATGTGGATTGACTGTGGTATCCATGCCAGAGAGTGGATCTCTCCTGCTTTCTGCTTATGGTTTGTACAAAAT TCTCTGTCATTTTACAAGCTAAACCAAGACATTACTCGCATCTTGGACAACATGGATGTCTACATCCTGCCTGTTATGAACCCTGATGGATACCATTACACATGGACAACA AACAGGATGTGGAGGAAGAACCGCTCTGTCAGCAAGAGCAGCAACTGCATCGGGGTCGACCTCAACAGAAACTTTGATGCCAACTGGTGCA CGGAGGGAGCCTCTGATGAGCCCTGCACTGAGATCTACTGCGGTGCGTTCCCTGAGTCGGAACCAGAGTCGCAGGCCGTGGCCAACTTCCTGCGCAGTCACAAGGACTCAGTTCAGTTCTACCTCAGCATCCACTCCTACTCTCAGATGCTTCTCTTCCCGTACTCCTGCACCTTAGATGAAGCAGAGAATCACAAAGACCTG CTTGAGATGGCCCAAGAAGCTGCCCAGGCAATCCGAAGATATTACAGGAACACCTACAAATATGGCTCTGGAGCAAAGACAATAT ACTTGGCTCCTGGTGGTTCTGATGATTGGGCGTACAACCTTGGCATCAAATACTCCTTCACATTTGAGCTCCAGGACCGTGGGCGTTATGGCTTCCTCCTGCCACCATCTCTCATTTCCAGGGCCTGCAATGAAGCTCTGATTGCTGTGAAGACCATTGCTCTCAAGGTTATAGAGAAAACAAAATCTCCAACAAGTCATCCTTAA
- the spp2 gene encoding secreted phosphoprotein 24, with amino-acid sequence MSKYLSDLLHIFVLAGVPLYNSELEALANRGLGAALAEVNSVYAVNHLYRITRGSVKRVMPVGTNTADLLMVFGIKETECVKASRNDPQTCAVRPGFFVPSLSCSSRVRMSATSTQVLSLRCGHDSASSSSESSEEKFSRGRHQFDISLASRVPAPAPTAPPVQTGRSLHSPTAEVWTNSLE; translated from the exons ATGAGTAAATACTTGAGTGACTTACTCCACATATTTGTCCTTGCAGGTGTCCCACTGTACAACTCTGAGCTGGAGGCTTTGGCAAACAGAGGGCTTGGAGCAGCTCTGGCTGAGGTCAACTCTGTGTATGCTGTCAACCATCTCTACCGGATAACTCGAGGCTCTGTCAAAAGG GTTATGCCCGTGGGCACGAACACTGCTGACCTGCTGATGGTATTTGGCATTAAAGAGACGGAGTGTGTGAAGGCTTCCAGAAACGACCCACAGACATGTGCTGTCAGACCTGGCTTCTTTGTG CCATCCTTGTCCTGCTCCAGTCGGGTTCGAATGTCGGCCACCTCAACCCAGGTGCTTTCTCTCAGATGCGGCCACGACTCAGCGAGCTCCAGCTCAGAGTCCAGTGAGGAG AAGTTCTCAAGAGGGAGACACCAGTTCGACATCTCATTGGCAAGTAGAG TCCCGGCCCCTGCTCCGACTGCTCCACCCGTCCAGACTGGTCGCTCTCTCCACAGCCCGACAGCGGAAGTCTGGACCAACTCCCTGGAGTAA